Proteins encoded in a region of the Paenibacillus wynnii genome:
- a CDS encoding polysaccharide biosynthesis protein, giving the protein MIYKNRLSVLLLMDSLIVLSAIFISCFLVNASFNVFTQPVVVSSITLLLSYHVFALVYHLYKKAWEYASIGEMILIAKVVSFSIISAATVQLVISQQIQYRLLAVTWMLHIFLIGGSRFCWRAIRGRIIKQDLPLIPSRRTLIIGAGSAGTMVARQLLSGFNKELKPVAFVDDNVKKHGLDIMGIPVVGSTKSIEEIAAQYQIDNIVIAIPSLNKSEIKAIYAECAKTTAKTQTMPMLEDLASGKVSVSQFRDVQVEDLLGRELVRLDLESISGYVTDKVVLVTGAGGSIGSEVCRQITKFNPKKLVLLGHGENSIYSIEIELKAMFRDQGVQFYTEIADLQDESKIISVMNFHRPDVVYHAAAHKHVPLMQRNPEEAVKNNIIGTMNAARAASLSGVGTFVMISTDKAVNPTSVMGSTKRIAEMIIQHMDRFSQTKFVAVRFGNVLGSRGSVIPLFRKQIENGGPVTVTHPDMVRYFMTIPEASRLVIQAGALARGGEVFVLDMGEPVKIVDLAKNLIRMSGYSLEEIGIEFTGMRPGEKMYEELLKDTEVHDVQVYPKIYIGKSTEMNFDGVDHLLQVYDTLTIEELRQMLLDIANNRFEMAAPLMKATVGWK; this is encoded by the coding sequence TTGATTTATAAGAATCGATTGTCAGTATTGTTATTGATGGATTCGCTTATTGTACTGTCGGCTATTTTTATCAGCTGTTTTTTGGTAAACGCCTCTTTTAATGTCTTCACACAACCGGTAGTGGTTAGTTCCATCACTTTGTTGTTGAGCTATCATGTGTTTGCTTTGGTATACCATCTTTATAAAAAGGCATGGGAATACGCCAGCATCGGCGAAATGATCCTAATTGCAAAAGTGGTTTCCTTCTCGATTATCTCAGCGGCTACCGTTCAATTGGTTATTTCTCAACAGATTCAATATAGGCTGCTGGCTGTCACTTGGATGCTGCATATCTTTCTTATCGGAGGTTCAAGATTCTGCTGGCGTGCCATAAGAGGCCGTATCATCAAGCAGGATCTGCCGTTGATCCCATCCAGACGCACCTTAATTATTGGAGCAGGATCTGCCGGGACGATGGTAGCCAGACAATTACTATCCGGCTTCAATAAAGAGCTTAAACCTGTTGCATTTGTAGACGATAACGTCAAAAAGCATGGTCTGGATATTATGGGAATCCCCGTTGTAGGAAGTACGAAATCTATAGAAGAGATCGCAGCGCAGTATCAAATCGACAATATCGTTATTGCCATTCCCTCACTCAATAAAAGTGAGATTAAGGCGATCTATGCGGAGTGTGCGAAGACGACTGCCAAAACGCAAACGATGCCTATGCTTGAGGATCTCGCGAGCGGTAAGGTATCCGTAAGTCAGTTCCGTGATGTACAAGTGGAGGATTTACTCGGGCGGGAACTGGTAAGGCTGGATCTGGAGAGCATATCGGGCTATGTCACCGACAAGGTTGTTTTAGTTACAGGGGCTGGCGGTTCTATAGGGTCGGAGGTATGCAGACAAATCACTAAATTTAATCCGAAAAAACTCGTTCTGCTCGGACATGGCGAGAATAGTATTTACTCCATTGAAATTGAACTGAAGGCTATGTTCAGGGACCAAGGCGTTCAATTCTATACGGAGATTGCGGATCTTCAGGATGAGAGCAAAATTATCAGTGTGATGAACTTTCATCGCCCGGATGTTGTCTATCATGCCGCCGCCCATAAGCATGTGCCCTTAATGCAGCGGAATCCGGAAGAAGCAGTTAAGAACAATATTATTGGCACCATGAACGCGGCTAGAGCAGCAAGCTTATCGGGGGTTGGAACCTTTGTAATGATATCCACTGACAAAGCTGTCAATCCAACCAGTGTCATGGGCTCCACCAAACGGATAGCGGAGATGATTATTCAGCATATGGATCGCTTCAGCCAGACGAAATTTGTTGCCGTTCGTTTCGGCAATGTTCTTGGAAGCCGGGGGAGTGTAATTCCATTATTCCGCAAGCAAATTGAGAATGGCGGACCCGTTACAGTCACCCATCCGGATATGGTCCGTTATTTCATGACGATACCGGAGGCCTCCAGGTTGGTTATCCAAGCGGGTGCACTCGCGCGCGGCGGAGAGGTATTCGTGCTCGACATGGGTGAACCTGTGAAGATCGTGGATCTAGCGAAGAATCTCATTCGAATGTCCGGATATTCTCTTGAAGAGATTGGAATTGAATTCACCGGTATGAGACCGGGAGAAAAGATGTATGAAGAGCTTCTTAAGGATACCGAGGTGCATGACGTCCAGGTATATCCCAAGATTTATATCGGAAAGTCAACCGAAATGAATTTTGACGGAGTCGATCACCTGTTGCAGGTCTATGACACGCTTACTATAGAAGAGCTTAGACAGATGCTGCTTGATATCGCTAACAACCGGTTTGAAATGGCAGCCCCGTTAATGAAGGCGACAGTAGGATGGAAGTAA
- a CDS encoding CpsD/CapB family tyrosine-protein kinase yields the protein MAHREKKPEEGSINACLIAHNNTQSAITDQYRAIRNNIRFSSSSEELSTLVVTSSSEGEGKSTVAVNLAISFAQHGGRVLLVDANIRNPNLNHVFNLKLWPGLTDGLANHIDILETIHQSNIENLSVIPGGSSLPNAADLLDSWAMKTFLELARNRYDIIIFDCSSVLESPETIALARRCSGAIVVVKSEKTQQKKVLEAKRLLELANVNIVGAVLNKKKK from the coding sequence TTGGCTCATAGGGAGAAAAAACCGGAAGAAGGTAGCATTAACGCATGCTTGATCGCTCACAACAACACTCAATCCGCAATAACTGATCAGTACCGTGCTATTAGGAATAATATCCGTTTTTCTTCAAGCAGTGAAGAGTTGTCCACCTTAGTCGTTACTTCTTCCTCCGAGGGAGAAGGGAAATCTACGGTAGCGGTAAACTTGGCCATTAGCTTTGCGCAGCATGGGGGACGGGTGCTGCTGGTTGATGCCAATATTCGAAATCCAAATTTAAATCATGTATTCAATCTTAAACTGTGGCCGGGACTAACGGATGGACTGGCGAATCACATTGATATTCTGGAGACTATACACCAGAGCAACATCGAGAATTTGTCGGTCATTCCCGGCGGCTCTTCACTCCCCAATGCAGCTGATTTGCTTGATTCATGGGCCATGAAGACCTTTCTGGAGCTTGCAAGAAACCGTTACGACATTATTATTTTTGATTGTTCCTCGGTATTGGAGTCACCGGAGACCATCGCGCTTGCCCGAAGATGCAGCGGAGCTATTGTAGTCGTAAAGAGTGAAAAAACACAACAGAAGAAGGTTCTGGAAGCGAAGAGATTGCTGGAGTTGGCGAATGTCAACATAGTGGGCGCAGTCCTAAATAAAAAGAAGAAGTAG
- a CDS encoding YveK family protein has product MEEELILNERAKAFKRPVKEINLKELFSVITRRLWIVLLSTALLGFLGGLYSSIPETPMYASSARIMLASGSPEMLTTLRALIREPVVMEKAIKDLNLKMSVGALRENVNVSGVDNSIITLVTVFNADPKLTAGMANAVVKAFTDEATKKLQFYGASVLSNAVTSPDPVPINPPSNRALYIGIMMGLVFGVGITFLLDSLDDTLRSEDDLERYLGIKPLGSVSKISKKDHFGKVKRKNEYIRGETIGS; this is encoded by the coding sequence GTGGAAGAAGAACTAATCTTAAACGAACGGGCCAAGGCATTCAAAAGACCGGTCAAAGAAATCAATCTGAAGGAACTTTTTTCAGTGATTACGAGAAGGCTGTGGATTGTTTTGCTCTCAACGGCTTTATTAGGGTTTCTGGGCGGTCTTTATAGCTCGATTCCTGAGACTCCTATGTATGCCTCCTCCGCCAGAATAATGCTTGCATCAGGCAGTCCTGAAATGCTAACCACCTTGCGGGCGTTAATACGGGAACCTGTTGTTATGGAGAAGGCCATTAAGGACCTCAACCTGAAGATGTCCGTTGGAGCCCTTCGGGAGAATGTGAATGTAAGCGGTGTGGACAATTCGATTATAACACTCGTTACAGTGTTCAATGCCGATCCTAAACTTACTGCGGGTATGGCTAATGCAGTAGTGAAGGCTTTTACGGATGAGGCAACGAAGAAGCTGCAATTTTACGGAGCCAGTGTATTGTCCAATGCAGTCACATCGCCCGATCCCGTACCCATTAATCCTCCGAGCAATCGCGCTCTATACATTGGGATCATGATGGGTTTGGTCTTTGGGGTGGGGATTACATTCCTGTTGGATTCTCTAGACGATACCTTAAGATCCGAGGATGACCTTGAAAGGTATTTGGGCATTAAGCCGTTAGGCTCAGTTTCTAAGATTAGCAAGAAAGATCATTTTGGAAAAGTGAAGCGGAAGAATGAATACATACGGGGTGAGACTATTGGCTCATAG
- a CDS encoding beta-1,6-N-acetylglucosaminyltransferase, which yields MKVAFMVLAHKSFEQIEYLIHALHHSAVDVYIHVDKKNEELYSQLSDKYKHSGRVYILKNRVAVNRGGLSVVEASLALMKETAQKKYQYVSLISGQCFPIKSIEYILNFLEDHKGNQYIEGGEIGPNFWRLKCFNFFSENKHNRKTVIRVLDNICRRPQKVLIRRKNFKGFDLYKGSTWFTITYDCLKYMLNHIEQNPIYLKDYKYSYCPDESFFHNLILNSEYKTNVINDDLMEIDWINHFQGSPRVYTIQDYGMLKSSNKLFARKFDIEQDIEIVLKLMSDAGAKEKTMGKILYL from the coding sequence ATGAAGGTTGCTTTTATGGTCCTGGCTCACAAAAGTTTTGAACAGATTGAATATCTAATTCATGCTTTGCATCACAGTGCAGTTGATGTCTACATACATGTTGATAAGAAAAATGAAGAGTTATATTCTCAATTATCGGATAAATATAAGCATAGCGGTAGGGTGTATATTCTGAAGAATAGGGTAGCGGTTAACCGTGGGGGACTTTCTGTAGTTGAAGCCTCACTTGCGCTAATGAAAGAAACCGCACAAAAAAAATATCAATATGTTTCTTTGATAAGCGGGCAATGTTTTCCAATAAAATCTATAGAATACATATTAAACTTTCTGGAAGACCATAAAGGGAACCAATATATTGAAGGAGGGGAAATAGGCCCTAATTTCTGGAGATTAAAGTGCTTTAACTTTTTTTCAGAAAATAAACATAATAGAAAAACAGTAATCAGAGTATTAGATAATATTTGCAGAAGACCGCAGAAGGTATTGATTCGACGTAAAAACTTCAAAGGGTTCGATCTTTATAAAGGGTCCACCTGGTTTACAATCACTTATGATTGCTTGAAATATATGCTAAACCATATAGAGCAAAATCCGATTTACCTAAAGGACTATAAATATTCTTATTGTCCCGACGAGTCTTTTTTTCATAATTTAATCCTGAACAGCGAATACAAAACAAATGTAATCAACGATGACCTAATGGAGATTGATTGGATCAACCACTTTCAAGGGAGTCCAAGAGTATATACGATTCAAGATTATGGAATGTTGAAATCAAGTAATAAGCTGTTTGCCAGGAAATTTGATATCGAACAAGATATCGAGATCGTCCTGAAATTGATGAGTGATGCCGGGGCTAAAGAGAAAACAATGGGGAAAATATTATACTTGTAA
- a CDS encoding right-handed parallel beta-helix repeat-containing protein: MMILLLICVPGDAFSEDSANTTTAQMIDIAKWGIYKDGTHPIETTKGINEALIWANKNGIRATSLPAGTYLIDKDSRINMVSDMKFALTSDVVLQKETNGKEKYDLMYIGYGIKNVRLSGGVYVGDRKTHDYSKKDNLYSSGTHEGGYGIHTDGASNIVVEGVKAVDFTGDGLILGGYGTMITDLYEASFVPGGMTNLGIPVKNAAKIRTKTAIKLANPIFKTEKFFELSNFMKVRKGFEVFFYKADGTFLKKIYAQARNQVGIPVGADHFHLVFSQTSIKGVYLEVWSRIATRNVIVKDSEFAFNRRQGITVGGADKVLIEDSVFHDMKGTAPQSGIDVEGGFQVNGYFNSNVTIRNNEFYNNAAYDVILYDGEGAVVEGNHLGSKERIGVAVSAPFANARVVNNHFDGTRIVAENDAVFVGNKMNDSYASFQGSKIIVEGLELTDSKLAVTAKDSFGVEISDVTITNNKRYDSGLILWGKPVRITNLTISGQSTMRSVTGGGTGGSIFENLRVLDYNPTYGLTLPPGTYNNCFFEAAEGSGMGTISATMPGSYIFNGCNFKTNAAGAGVLHAEQANLNLTVKDSTFDVLGNATAISVQAAQSALIENNVINALTQTANSVELIKINSYWTKNAPFDILSATIRGNKITSNMQAYGITTQNAGINAPPYVIENNVLSKAKLVAKPNDKLSNNTLLP, translated from the coding sequence ATGATGATTTTGTTACTGATTTGTGTTCCAGGAGATGCTTTTAGTGAGGACAGTGCAAATACAACAACCGCCCAAATGATTGATATTGCCAAATGGGGGATTTACAAGGACGGGACTCATCCGATAGAAACAACCAAAGGGATTAACGAAGCACTGATCTGGGCCAATAAGAATGGAATTCGAGCAACTTCGCTTCCAGCCGGAACCTATCTGATCGATAAGGACAGCCGTATTAACATGGTTAGTGATATGAAGTTTGCTTTGACATCTGATGTGGTGCTGCAGAAAGAGACTAATGGTAAAGAAAAATATGACTTGATGTACATTGGTTACGGCATTAAAAATGTAAGGTTGAGCGGAGGCGTATATGTAGGAGATAGAAAAACGCATGATTACTCTAAAAAGGATAACCTATACAGCTCGGGGACTCATGAAGGCGGATACGGAATCCACACGGATGGTGCCTCTAATATCGTAGTTGAGGGTGTGAAAGCTGTTGATTTTACCGGTGACGGTCTGATCCTTGGCGGTTATGGAACCATGATTACGGATTTATATGAAGCCAGCTTTGTTCCGGGGGGAATGACTAATCTGGGTATTCCGGTTAAAAATGCAGCGAAAATCCGTACCAAAACAGCGATAAAACTGGCAAATCCGATTTTTAAAACGGAAAAGTTTTTTGAACTTTCTAATTTTATGAAGGTGCGCAAAGGCTTTGAGGTGTTCTTTTACAAGGCGGATGGGACCTTTCTGAAGAAAATATATGCGCAAGCACGTAACCAGGTGGGTATTCCAGTGGGTGCCGATCACTTCCATCTTGTATTCAGCCAAACATCCATTAAGGGTGTCTATCTGGAAGTATGGAGCCGTATAGCTACTCGGAATGTTATCGTTAAGGACTCGGAGTTTGCCTTTAACCGCCGTCAGGGAATTACTGTCGGTGGGGCTGATAAAGTGCTCATAGAAGATAGTGTGTTTCATGATATGAAAGGAACGGCTCCCCAGTCCGGTATTGATGTAGAGGGTGGGTTCCAGGTTAACGGGTATTTTAACAGTAACGTTACAATTAGAAACAATGAATTCTATAATAACGCCGCCTATGATGTCATTCTCTATGACGGTGAGGGCGCGGTGGTTGAGGGGAATCATCTGGGCTCAAAAGAACGAATCGGTGTTGCTGTCTCAGCTCCCTTTGCGAATGCAAGGGTGGTCAACAATCATTTCGACGGAACACGGATTGTTGCAGAGAATGATGCTGTGTTTGTGGGGAACAAAATGAATGACTCCTACGCGTCCTTTCAAGGTTCCAAAATTATTGTGGAAGGATTGGAATTGACGGACTCTAAACTGGCGGTTACCGCAAAAGACTCCTTTGGAGTAGAGATTTCAGACGTAACCATTACTAATAATAAAAGGTATGATTCCGGTCTTATTCTATGGGGAAAACCGGTTCGAATCACCAACCTGACCATCTCTGGGCAGTCTACCATGCGTTCAGTGACTGGCGGAGGCACGGGGGGATCTATATTTGAGAATTTGAGAGTTCTTGATTATAACCCTACCTATGGGCTGACTCTTCCTCCCGGCACGTATAACAATTGCTTCTTTGAGGCGGCAGAAGGCAGTGGGATGGGCACCATATCGGCTACTATGCCGGGCAGTTATATCTTCAACGGCTGCAACTTTAAAACCAATGCGGCAGGTGCGGGCGTACTGCATGCAGAGCAAGCTAATCTGAATTTGACTGTCAAAGACTCTACGTTTGATGTGCTTGGCAATGCGACGGCAATCAGTGTTCAAGCTGCTCAGAGTGCTCTGATAGAAAATAATGTAATTAACGCACTTACCCAAACGGCAAACAGTGTTGAGCTTATTAAGATTAACAGCTATTGGACAAAAAATGCTCCATTTGATATACTCAGCGCCACGATCCGCGGCAATAAGATCACAAGTAATATGCAAGCTTATGGAATAACCACACAGAATGCAGGAATAAATGCACCTCCATATGTTATTGAGAACAATGTATTAAGCAAAGCGAAATTGGTAGCTAAACCCAATGACAAGTTAAGCAATAACACATTGCTGCCGTAG
- a CDS encoding S-layer homology domain-containing protein: MRNLLLIIVLLFTTLLIPITPVTHAAGITHFSDISSKHWAQREIERLQEQNVIGGYSDGTFRPDMPITRAEAVKIIVQTSNIDLGQELTVKPTHSDVPASYWAFPYIEAAEKHALITGYADGSFRPVATLTRADSAVLIARAFELNSPSSTTIQPNDIAANHWAASSISKLINNGVAVGDANGNFQPAKMVSRSEFAALLARTLYKEFRLEPAGEKYPMVQKPKTDNSVKIIPLPLPSPSPTPSPDTNIAGSGSGSGGLAAPLPQPAPVPTMGTAPVQTPIPSPSMAPVQSEISGLQASIKETSLSLTWVNPSDASFKKVNIYKEGSKVASSTGTFYEESGLSPSTSYSFTFKTVDRNNHESAGKTMSYTTASSTPPSSPEELIAVPDDGALHLQWKSNSESNVSGYNVYLDGHQYNTTSVTQATYAVKGLTNGVSYNLFVTTLDTLNKESEPSATINVVPGLPDILAPEEVSGFASKDDGTSISMTWSNPLDLDFVRTDIYQHDVLVGSSTQDSFTVKNLVSETEYEYTLKTVDSSNNTSNGTSVSIRTQDITAPAVPADVSAVGGASSINFTWSANAETDLAGYNIYVNDMKLNSEVINQVSYELGNLEFGKMYNLTLEAVDINGNISKLSDVAAFTPSHHLIELSRWGIYNDGTHPVETTKGINNALTWAYQQGITATTLTPGTYLIDKASQINMVPNMLFDLTMEVVLQKETNDKESYQIVSLDYGDNNVTLRGGTYIGDRLTHDYSKKDHVGSAGTHEFGYGIIARGVKNLVIDRVKTTHFTGDGIILAGHGTMKDIYEQSFVSGSVNDSGQTITDASKTRTKVMQQLTNPIFQKEPYFELMNPVNLPGKFDIYFYTSAGTFHSKMADKSMRDIIYIPQGVTQFHLVFAKSSYTGAYVEYWNRALTRDSVIMNSESAFNRRQGISLIGSDNIVIKNNILHDIKGIAPQSGIDLEGGYGENGDLVTNTTIQNNEFFNNASYDLILYDGNHATVEGNHFASKGVIGLAVSPPFQGALVKGNHFDGTRVIAYHDTTLLNNRMNDSSTFFEGPNINIDGLDITNGTLSVTSKTPFGVTLSNVNINITKSIDAGLRIWNQPIRLTNVTVTGAGSLGSLSGTVAEGSIFEGLKMIGYNSNNGITLPLGTYNNSIFQAAEGYKMGSPKLGAGKYIFNNCTFTSNTTGNTALYGENAALDLTVRNSTFNVLGDATAISIQTAKKVVFENNSIQAMKMVRTTLELIKINDYWKRNDPYDVLNVTINNNTITSNIAAVGISTIYAGTGAPSYLIQNNTLNKAVLTLKANDLQSLNILNK, from the coding sequence ATGAGAAATTTACTATTGATTATTGTTCTGCTGTTCACCACCCTCCTGATACCTATTACACCCGTAACACATGCCGCCGGTATCACCCACTTTTCTGATATATCGTCAAAACACTGGGCTCAAAGAGAAATTGAACGACTGCAGGAACAAAACGTGATTGGTGGGTATAGTGATGGAACTTTCCGTCCCGATATGCCCATAACAAGGGCTGAGGCCGTCAAGATAATTGTACAAACCAGCAATATTGACCTTGGACAGGAACTCACCGTAAAACCGACCCATTCGGATGTTCCAGCTTCCTATTGGGCTTTTCCCTATATTGAGGCTGCCGAGAAACATGCCCTCATTACAGGATATGCAGACGGGTCGTTTCGGCCTGTGGCAACGCTGACAAGGGCAGATAGTGCGGTTCTGATCGCACGAGCTTTTGAACTCAACAGCCCCTCCTCAACTACCATCCAACCCAATGATATCGCCGCAAATCACTGGGCAGCTTCCTCTATCTCTAAGTTAATTAATAATGGTGTAGCTGTAGGTGACGCAAACGGCAACTTCCAGCCTGCCAAAATGGTAAGCCGCTCTGAATTTGCAGCTTTGCTGGCCCGAACGCTTTATAAAGAATTCCGCTTAGAGCCGGCTGGTGAGAAGTACCCAATGGTACAAAAGCCCAAGACGGATAATAGTGTAAAGATTATCCCGTTACCTTTACCATCGCCCTCACCTACACCGTCACCTGATACAAATATAGCTGGATCAGGATCTGGATCAGGTGGTTTGGCAGCCCCGCTGCCGCAGCCAGCACCCGTCCCCACTATGGGAACTGCTCCTGTGCAAACACCAATACCTAGTCCTAGTATGGCACCGGTTCAATCTGAGATTTCCGGCCTCCAAGCAAGTATTAAGGAGACAAGCCTATCCCTTACTTGGGTCAATCCAAGCGATGCCTCTTTTAAGAAAGTAAATATTTATAAAGAAGGCTCCAAGGTCGCTTCCAGCACCGGAACGTTCTATGAGGAAAGCGGACTCTCGCCTTCTACTTCATACAGCTTTACCTTTAAAACCGTTGACAGAAATAATCATGAATCAGCAGGTAAAACCATGAGCTATACAACGGCAAGTTCTACTCCTCCTTCTTCACCGGAAGAATTGATTGCCGTCCCTGATGACGGTGCTCTCCATCTGCAGTGGAAAAGCAATTCCGAAAGTAATGTATCAGGCTACAACGTATATCTGGACGGTCACCAATACAATACGACGTCGGTTACTCAAGCCACTTATGCAGTTAAGGGGTTGACTAACGGCGTATCCTACAACTTGTTCGTGACCACTCTAGATACGCTTAACAAAGAGTCGGAACCCTCCGCAACGATTAATGTCGTTCCTGGACTTCCGGATATCCTTGCTCCCGAAGAAGTTAGCGGCTTTGCCTCTAAGGACGATGGCACTTCTATTTCCATGACATGGAGTAACCCTTTGGATTTAGACTTTGTGCGCACTGATATTTATCAACACGATGTTCTGGTAGGCTCCTCCACTCAGGATTCTTTTACAGTAAAGAACCTTGTGAGCGAGACAGAATATGAGTACACGCTCAAGACAGTGGACAGCAGCAACAATACATCAAATGGAACCAGCGTTTCCATCCGCACCCAAGACATTACAGCACCTGCCGTGCCTGCCGATGTTTCAGCTGTGGGTGGTGCCAGCAGTATAAACTTCACCTGGTCAGCCAATGCGGAGACGGATCTGGCGGGATACAACATCTATGTAAATGACATGAAGTTGAACAGCGAAGTCATTAACCAAGTCTCTTATGAGTTAGGTAACCTTGAGTTTGGCAAAATGTACAACCTGACGCTAGAGGCTGTTGATATAAATGGAAACATCTCAAAACTCAGTGATGTTGCTGCTTTTACACCCAGTCACCATTTAATTGAATTATCACGCTGGGGGATCTACAATGACGGCACCCATCCGGTGGAGACGACCAAAGGAATTAATAACGCCCTAACTTGGGCTTATCAGCAAGGCATAACCGCAACGACACTTACGCCTGGAACTTACCTAATCGATAAAGCCAGTCAAATTAATATGGTTCCCAATATGCTGTTTGACCTTACTATGGAAGTTGTTTTGCAAAAAGAAACCAATGACAAGGAATCTTACCAGATTGTCTCTCTCGATTATGGAGATAACAACGTGACACTAAGAGGCGGCACCTATATCGGTGACCGATTGACGCATGACTATTCCAAGAAGGATCATGTAGGTTCAGCAGGTACACATGAATTTGGATACGGTATTATCGCCAGAGGTGTCAAGAATCTGGTCATCGACAGAGTAAAGACCACCCACTTTACGGGTGACGGCATTATTCTGGCAGGACACGGCACGATGAAGGATATCTATGAGCAAAGCTTCGTTTCGGGTTCCGTTAATGACAGCGGCCAAACCATTACGGACGCCTCCAAAACAAGAACAAAAGTAATGCAGCAGCTGACGAATCCGATTTTTCAAAAAGAACCTTATTTCGAACTGATGAATCCGGTAAACCTGCCGGGCAAGTTTGATATTTACTTCTATACGTCTGCTGGAACCTTTCACTCGAAAATGGCCGATAAAAGTATGCGGGATATTATATATATTCCTCAGGGGGTTACACAGTTTCATCTCGTATTTGCTAAATCCTCATATACCGGGGCTTATGTAGAGTACTGGAACCGGGCGTTAACCAGAGATTCTGTAATTATGAATTCAGAGTCCGCCTTCAACCGTCGCCAAGGGATCAGCCTGATCGGCTCGGACAACATTGTGATCAAGAACAACATCCTGCATGATATTAAGGGCATTGCTCCACAATCCGGAATTGACCTTGAAGGTGGTTATGGAGAGAACGGAGATTTGGTTACAAACACTACTATTCAAAATAATGAATTTTTCAATAATGCTTCTTATGATTTGATTCTTTATGACGGCAATCATGCAACCGTAGAAGGAAATCATTTTGCATCAAAAGGAGTCATAGGTTTGGCGGTTTCTCCACCTTTCCAAGGTGCGCTGGTAAAGGGAAACCATTTTGACGGAACACGGGTGATTGCTTATCACGATACAACACTTCTAAATAACCGTATGAATGATTCATCTACCTTTTTTGAGGGACCTAATATTAATATTGACGGATTGGATATCACCAACGGCACATTATCTGTCACTTCCAAAACACCGTTTGGAGTCACACTCTCCAATGTAAATATTAATATTACCAAGAGCATTGATGCAGGGCTTCGAATATGGAATCAACCTATCCGCCTTACTAATGTCACTGTCACCGGAGCAGGAAGTTTGGGCAGTCTGTCCGGAACTGTAGCAGAAGGAAGTATATTTGAAGGTCTTAAGATGATTGGGTATAACTCAAATAATGGGATCACCTTACCGCTCGGAACCTACAACAACAGTATTTTTCAAGCCGCTGAGGGTTATAAAATGGGATCGCCGAAGCTTGGCGCCGGAAAATATATTTTCAATAATTGCACTTTCACCTCAAATACTACCGGAAATACGGCCCTTTACGGCGAGAACGCCGCGCTGGATCTGACCGTCCGCAACTCCACCTTTAATGTGCTGGGGGATGCTACCGCTATCTCCATTCAGACCGCTAAAAAGGTAGTCTTTGAGAATAATTCGATTCAAGCGATGAAAATGGTTCGAACCACCCTTGAACTAATCAAGATTAATGATTACTGGAAACGAAATGATCCTTATGATGTGCTTAATGTAACGATCAATAACAACACGATAACCTCTAATATAGCCGCGGTAGGTATTTCAACCATTTATGCCGGAACAGGCGCACCGTCGTACCTGATACAGAATAACACTCTAAATAAAGCGGTCTTAACGCTAAAAGCAAATGACCTTCAAAGCTTGAACATCTTAAATAAATAA